One Caretta caretta isolate rCarCar2 chromosome 24, rCarCar1.hap1, whole genome shotgun sequence genomic region harbors:
- the LOC125626116 gene encoding olfactory receptor 6N2-like, which yields MGISNWSNVTEFIIVGFPNLQGFHTFLFALLLLIYLFAIFGNVVIVTVIRSDARLHTPMYFFISSLSFLEIWYTAVTIPKMLSNLLSKRKSISFTGCLLQTYFFHSLGATECYLLTAMAYDRYLAICNSLRYPAIMTPKVCTQLAASCWICGFMCPVIEVILVSKLPFCGPDEIQHIFCDFPPLLSLACTDTSINVLVDFIVNAFIILLTFLFIMVSYIKIIKAILKIRTPEGREKAFSTCAAHLTVVLLFFGSIIFMYVRLKKSYSLDYDRAFAVIYAVLTPLANPVIYSLRNKEILNAIKRKIPQKGVINSSEHP from the coding sequence ATGGGAATCAGCAACTGGAGCAATGTAACCGAATTCATAATTGTGGGATTCCCAAACCTTCAGGGCTTCCACACATTCCTTTTTGCCCTGCTGCTTCTCATCTACCTCTTTGCCATTTTCGGGAATGTGGTGATTGTCACAGTCATCAGGTCAGATGCTCGACTTCACACACCTATGTACTTTTTTATCAGCAGTTTATCTTTCTTGGAAATCTGGTATACAGCAGTTACTATCCCCAAAATGCTTTCAAACTTACTCAGCAAGAGAAAAAGCATTTCCTTCACTGGGTGCCTCTTACAAACATATTTCTTCCATTCCCTAGGAGCCACTGAATGTTACCTGCTAACAGCAATGGCTTATGACAGATATTTAGCTATCTGTAATTCACTGCGCTATCCTGCCATCATGACTCCGAAAGTGTGCACTCAGTTGGCTGCTAGCTGTTGGATTTGTGGCTTCATGTGTCCTGTCATTGAGGTAATCTTGGTTTCCAAACTGCCTTTCTGTGGCCCCGATGAAATCCAGCATATCTTCTGTGATTTCCCCCCTCTGCTGAGCTTGGCCTGCACAGACACCTCCATCAATGTCCTGGTTGATTTTATAGTCAATGCATTTATAATCCTGCTGACATTTTTGTTCATCATGGTCTCGTACATAAAGATTATAAAAGCCATATTGAAAATACGCACACCTGAGGGGCGGgaaaaggccttttccacctgtGCCGCTCACCTGACTGTGGTTCTGCTATTTTTTGGGAGTATTATATTTATGTATGTACGATTAAAGAAAAGCTATTCCTTGGATTATGACAGGGCATTTGCTGTGATTTATGCTGTCTTGACTCCTTTAGCCAATCCAGTCATCTATAGTTTACGGAACAAAGAAATACTGAATGCAATAAAAAGGAAAATCCCACAAAAAGGAGTAATCAACAGCAGTGAGCACCCCTGA